The following coding sequences are from one Mytilus trossulus isolate FHL-02 chromosome 8, PNRI_Mtr1.1.1.hap1, whole genome shotgun sequence window:
- the LOC134680843 gene encoding NAD(+) hydrolase SARM1-like isoform X2: protein MDKKGKLRSLDDDDDDDDFDSMFSRTGPLLDRKGIRSMNKFDPDKMIDKSVSESSLFKEARAQKSNKSVSYKAAAHSSSDNIDDNTGILGNKKVSESAKVYFDLSKSEETEQAAMSMKMSSKDERGKGKMVQAEASKSSLQMGQKSSVEAYKQVESKSKGIMSSQASEESSSFSKSKEVKFRSSECSSVQSSMSCLSQDSFSQDAIIDDLMEKEEAVPALCLKYPLELPPSYSSDSHISWQCLTNLKVSYQKSSRNLEQHIEAIKNANGNVNEEIKHLNSILRIIEHAWKMEIYGRDLSYGLCDVIRQEGILDMVIQNCSSSNKDLLKASAGLLEQILSTENRKYVVENGLETVINMTLSLKDNHEFAKYTTGILEGLFKVSAEAASKMVALGGLDIILHWCRSADLGVLRRCAKAISNLSLFGGSEVQEEMATHNVPEWLFPLAFMADDNIRYYACLAICVLVANKELEAAVMKSGTLDLVMPFINSTKPSVFAKNDLAHRQGRDSIYLEHLIPLLSSRREEAQALAAFHFAMEAGIKAEQGRVGIFYDIGAIEPLKTVASSPNATASKLAAQALKIIGEDVPHKLTPQVPVWNIEDVAHWIKQVGFKDYVDAFVSCRVDGDILLLLTEDELQNSIGMTCKIARKRFLRELKGLKVTADYSSCDRSQIDSWMMKILPDLSQYTYCMLKNGMSKELLSTTSHEELKECGVTNPIHRRLILEHIDDLYCSLPKYGSFSSLQRQKSVDVSSISTLPKAVDVFISYRRSTGSQLASLLKVHLQLRGFTVFLDIDRLRAGKFDENLLINIKMARHFLLVLTPNSLDRCFGDHELSDWVHKEVVTALDSDCNIIPVLDSFDWPLPEALPEDMQQVVYFNGVRWVHDYQDACMQKLENFLKVGKRTTQIEYVYGKTPCLLDKFDPDIVASLDNISETSTKKSFKERSTGLFNSIWENIVETY, encoded by the exons ATGGATAAGAAAGGGAAATTGAGATCATtggatgatgatgatgatgacgatgatTTTGATTCCATGTTTAGTAGGACTGGCCCCTTGTTGGATAGGAAAGGTATCAGATCcatgaataaatttgatccaGACAAAATGATCGACAAATCTGTATCAGAAAGTTCTTTGTTTAAAGAAGCAAGAGCTCAGAAATCCAACAAATCAGTATCGTACAAAGCAGCTGCACACAGTTCCTCAGATAATATAGATGATAACACAGGAATATTAGGGAATAAAAAAGTTTCGGAAAGTGCCAAAGTCTATTTTGATTTGTCCAAGTCTGAGGAAACGGAACAAGCAGCTATGAGTATGAAGATGTCCAGTAAGGATGAAAGAGGGAAGGGAAAAATGGTCCAAGCCGAAGCCAGTAAAAGTAGTCTTCAGATGGGTCAAAAGTCATCAGTAGAGGCGTACAAACAAGTAGAGAGCAAGAGTAAAGGTATTATGTCCTCACAAGCCTCTGAAGAATCTAGCTCTTTCTCAAAATCTAAAGAAGTCAAATTTCGTAGCTCAGAATGTTCATCTGTACAGTCATCTATGTCATGTTTATCTCAAGATTCTTTCTCACAAGACGCCATTATTGATGATTTGATGGAGAAAGAGGAAGCTGTACCTGCTCTGTGTTTAAAATATCCCCTTGAACTCCCCCCGTCATACTCCAGCGACTCTCATATTTCCTGGCAGTGCCTAACAAATCTAAAAGTCAGTTATCAAAAATCGTCAAGAAATTTAGAACAACATATAGAAGCCATCAAAAATGCAAATGGTAATGTTAACgaggaaataaaacatttaaacagcATTTTAAGAATCATAGAACATGCATGGAAAATGGAAATATATGGTCGAGACTTATCCTACGGTTTATGTGATGTCATCAGACAGGAGGGAATTCTGGACATGGTCATCCAAAATTGCTCATCATCAAATAAAGACCTTCTTAAAGCATCCGCTGGTCTACTAGAACAAATTCTATCAAcggaaaatagaaaatatgtgGTAGAGAATGGACTTGAGACGGTTATCAACATGACGTTAAGTTTGAAAGATAATCATGAATTTGCAAAATATACAACCGGTATCTTAGAGGGATTGTTCAAGGTTTCTGCCGAGGCAGCATCTAAAATGGTGGCACTCGGAGGACTGGACATTATACTTCACTGGTGTCGAAGTGCCGATCTTGGAGTATTACGAAGATGTGCCAAAGCTATTTCTAATTTGTCTTTGTTTGGAGGAAGTGAAGTTCAAGAGGAAATGGCAACACATAATGTTCCTGAGTGGTTATTTCCCTTGGCGTTTATGGCAGACGATAATATTCGCTATTATGCCTGTTTAGCAATTTGCGTCCTTGTTGCCAATAAAGAACTTGAAGCAGCTGTGATGAAATCTGGGACATTGGACCTTGTAATGCCATTTATAAACAGTACAAAACCATCAGTGTTTGCTAAAAATGACCTTGCACATCGTCAAGGTCGTGACAGCATCTACTTGGAACACCTCATCCCTTTACTTTCTAGTCGAAGAGAAGAAGCCCAAGCCCTTGCTGCTTTTCACTTTGCCATGGAAGCTGGTATAAAAGCTGAACAAGGAAGAGTTGgg atattttatgatattggtGCTATTGAACCACTGAAAACTGTAGCTAGTAGTCCCAATGCCACAGCATCAAAGCTAGCAGCCCAGGCCTTAAAGATCATAGGAGAAGATGTGCCACATAAACTTACACCTCAAGTGCCTGTCTGGAATATAGAGGATGTAGCTCACTGGATTAAACAG GTTGGATTTAAAGACTATGTTGATGCCTTTGTGAGTTGTCGTGTAGATGGAGATATTCTATTACTGTTAACTGAAGATGAACTCCAGAATAGTATAGGAATGACATGTAAAATAGCAAGAAAAAG atttttgaGGGAGTTGAAAGGTCTAAAAGTAACTGCTGACTATTCATCATGTGATCGTAGCCAGATTGATAGCTGGATGATGAAGATATTACCTGATCTATCCCAATACACATACTGTATGCTGAAGAATGGAATGAGTAAAGAATTACTGTCCACTACAAGTCATGAAGAGCTGAAAGAATGTGGAGTCACTAACCCTATCCATCGTAGACTTATACTGGAACATATTGATG ATTTATACTGTTCTTTACCTAAGTATGGTAGTTTTAGCAGTTTACAGCGACAGAAGAGTGTTGATGTCTCCAGTATTTCTACCCTTCCCAAGGCTGTGGATGTGTTTATAAGTTACAGAAGATCGACAGGATCACAGCTAGCCAG tttattgaAAGTACATCTACAGTTACGAGGATTCACCGTGTTTCTGGATATAGACAGATTGAGAGCAGGAAAGTTTGatgaaaacttgttaattaacATTAAAATGGCTCGCCATTTTCTACTGGTACTTACACCTAATTCCTTAGACAGATGTTTTGGTGACCATGAATTATCAGACTGGGTTCATAAG GAAGTTGTAACAGCTCTAGATAGTGATTGTAATATTATACCTGTGTTAGACAGTTTTGATTGGCCATTACCAGAAGCTCTTCCCGAAGACATGCAGCAAGTTGTTTACTTCAATGGAGTCCG ATGGGTACATGACTATCAGGATGCCTGCATGCAAAAGCTTGAGAACTTTCTAAAAGTTGGAAAGAGAACCACACAAATAGAATATGTGTATGGCAAAACACCATGTCTGCTTGATAAGTTTGACCCAGATATTGTTGCTAGCCTTGATAACATCAGTGAAACTTCCACCAAGAAAAGCTTCAAGGAGAGATCTACTGGATTATTTAATTCAATATGGGAGAATATAGTTGAAACATATTGA